The Solibacillus daqui genome has a segment encoding these proteins:
- the pstB gene encoding phosphate ABC transporter ATP-binding protein PstB → MVQVLSKQIEAKQLIVTADHKAIVMQSNQFNLWYGEHHALKDINLDMKENEVTAIIGPSGCGKSTYIKALNRMVELVPIVKTTGEINYRGRNIFGAGYEVEELRTKVGMVFQKPNPFPKSIYDNIAYGPRIHGIKNKKILDEIVEKSLRGAAIWDEVKDRLNQNAYGLSGGQQQRICIARCLAIEPDVILMDEPTSALDPISTLKVEELVQELKEQYSIVIVTHNMQQAARISDKTAFFLNGEVVEFDKTDVIFSTPSDQRTEDYISGRFG, encoded by the coding sequence ATGGTTCAAGTTTTATCAAAGCAAATTGAGGCGAAACAGCTAATAGTAACAGCTGATCATAAAGCTATCGTGATGCAGTCGAATCAATTTAATTTATGGTACGGAGAGCACCATGCGTTAAAGGATATCAATTTAGATATGAAGGAAAATGAAGTAACGGCGATTATCGGTCCTTCTGGTTGTGGGAAATCAACATACATTAAAGCATTAAATCGTATGGTTGAATTAGTACCAATCGTAAAAACAACGGGTGAAATAAATTACCGTGGACGCAATATTTTTGGGGCAGGTTATGAAGTGGAAGAGCTACGTACAAAAGTAGGGATGGTGTTCCAAAAGCCGAATCCATTCCCAAAATCGATTTATGATAATATTGCATATGGTCCACGAATTCATGGGATCAAAAACAAAAAGATTTTAGATGAGATTGTTGAAAAATCTCTGCGTGGAGCAGCTATTTGGGATGAAGTAAAGGATCGTTTAAACCAAAATGCGTACGGCTTATCTGGTGGTCAGCAACAACGTATTTGTATCGCGCGCTGTTTAGCAATTGAACCAGATGTCATTTTAATGGATGAACCAACAAGTGCACTTGACCCAATTTCTACGCTAAAGGTAGAGGAGCTTGTACAAGAATTGAAAGAACAGTATTCGATTGTTATTGTTACGCATAATATGCAACAAGCTGCGCGTATTTCTGATAAAACAGCCTTCTTCTTAAATGGTGAGGTTGTAGAATTTGATAAAACAGATGTTATTTTCTCAACACCATCTGATCAACGTACAGAAGACTATATTTCAGGGCGATTTGGATAA